In Microbacterium sp. 1.5R, the following are encoded in one genomic region:
- a CDS encoding alpha-amylase family protein → MKITDTSDLWWKTAVIYCLDVETFLDSNGDGVGDLQGLSQRIDYLSQLGVTCLWLMPFYPTPDRDDGYDVSDFYGIDSRLGTHGDFVEVIRTARDRGMRVIVDLVINHTSDRHPWFLAAKRSVDSPYRDYYVWRDDAPPKGQKNAVFPGQANGIWGKDEKSGQWYQHSFYEHQPDLNIANPRVRDEIAKVIGFWLQLGISGFRVDAVPFLLEIPEGSGIPEPHDLLRDIRRFLQRRSSEAILLGEVNLPYDQQVQYFGGDDEEELTMQFDFVGMQSLYLSFARKDPAPLIEALRARPVLGSEVQWANFLRNHDELTLDKLSDSERQEVFDAFAPDERQRVFGRGITRRLPPMLEGDPRRIRMAYSLLFTLPGTPVLFYGEEIGMGENIEIPGREAVRTPMQWSVDKNGGFSDAAPSRLVARPPSDGYAPEHVNVAAQLGDRESMLYFVRALTSAYRISPELGWGTLEIIDQPAASLLAHSLAADVGRMIALHNFAEVPVTTSFRVEDEPEGTRLVDLLDPAQIALGPDGEVELEVPAYGYRWLRVSRPGDGRVT, encoded by the coding sequence AGACGTTCCTCGACTCGAACGGCGACGGCGTCGGCGATCTGCAGGGCCTTTCCCAGCGCATCGACTACCTCTCGCAGCTCGGCGTCACCTGCCTGTGGCTGATGCCGTTCTATCCGACGCCCGACCGCGACGACGGCTACGACGTCAGCGACTTCTACGGGATCGACTCGCGACTCGGCACCCACGGCGACTTCGTCGAGGTCATCCGCACTGCACGGGACCGCGGGATGCGGGTGATCGTCGACCTGGTCATCAACCACACCTCCGACCGGCATCCGTGGTTCCTCGCCGCGAAACGGAGTGTGGATTCGCCGTATCGCGACTACTACGTGTGGCGTGACGACGCACCTCCGAAGGGACAGAAGAACGCCGTCTTCCCCGGGCAGGCGAACGGCATCTGGGGCAAGGACGAGAAGTCGGGGCAGTGGTACCAGCACAGCTTCTACGAGCACCAGCCCGACCTGAACATCGCCAACCCTCGGGTGCGTGACGAGATCGCGAAGGTCATCGGCTTCTGGTTGCAGCTGGGCATCTCCGGCTTCCGCGTCGATGCGGTGCCCTTCCTGCTCGAGATCCCCGAGGGCTCCGGCATCCCCGAGCCCCACGATCTGCTGCGCGACATCCGCCGCTTCCTGCAGCGCCGGTCGAGCGAGGCGATCCTGCTCGGCGAGGTCAACCTGCCCTACGACCAGCAGGTGCAGTACTTCGGCGGTGATGATGAGGAAGAGCTCACCATGCAGTTCGACTTCGTCGGGATGCAGTCGCTGTACCTGTCGTTCGCCCGCAAGGACCCCGCTCCGCTGATCGAGGCGCTGCGGGCTCGACCCGTGCTCGGATCCGAGGTGCAGTGGGCGAACTTCCTGCGCAACCACGACGAGCTGACCCTCGACAAGCTCAGCGACAGCGAGCGTCAGGAGGTGTTCGACGCCTTCGCGCCCGATGAGCGCCAGCGCGTGTTCGGGCGGGGCATCACCCGCCGCCTTCCTCCGATGCTCGAGGGCGACCCTCGTCGCATCCGCATGGCCTACAGCCTGCTCTTCACCCTGCCCGGCACCCCGGTGCTGTTCTACGGCGAGGAGATCGGCATGGGGGAGAACATCGAGATCCCCGGCCGCGAAGCGGTGCGGACGCCGATGCAGTGGTCGGTCGACAAGAACGGGGGATTCTCGGATGCCGCGCCCAGCCGGCTCGTCGCTCGGCCACCGTCCGACGGGTACGCGCCGGAGCACGTGAACGTGGCCGCGCAGCTGGGTGACCGCGAGTCGATGCTGTATTTCGTGCGGGCGCTCACCTCGGCGTACCGGATCTCGCCGGAACTCGGCTGGGGAACGCTCGAGATCATCGACCAGCCGGCCGCCTCGCTTCTCGCGCACTCGCTCGCCGCGGACGTGGGCAGGATGATCGCCCTCCACAACTTCGCCGAGGTGCCGGTCACGACTTCGTTCCGGGTGGAGGACGAGCCTGAGGGCACGAGGCTCGTCGATCTGCTCGATCCCGCCCAGATCGCGCTGGGGCCGGACGGCGAGGTCGAACTGGAGGTGCCGGCGTACGGCTACCGCTGGCTCCGGGTCTCGCGACCGGGCGACGGACGCGTGACCTGA
- a CDS encoding MFS transporter — protein sequence MTKSEFDRSDTIDSIAAAQPVGGNTPDSTPVEGAAVGAEPTARVSGGYIFWLMLANFGASIAMMVPLAYGLALRITELAPGHEEVLGYVTGTAQLIFLVLSPMIGIWSDRTRSRFGRRTPFLFLGAALGLVGAVIIGFAPNLLLVGAGWVVAMTGWSTAGAAIQTLQADKLPEEQRGKVSALTGLMTQVAPVLGIGIAYAVSSSTFLVFFVPAVIGVVLLVLLPTFKKEGSSKDLVVDSSVTLKKVISGYGFNARKYPDFAWNWVGRMVFFIGLYFNTTFGTFFYAQRLDLPVREVAGVVATVGMLGVVAAAGGALLGGFLSDKLKRRRLFVLIAAFIFIGGALAEAFAWSLPQLIIGAVLMQLAIAVFATVDQAIVYAIIPDRAESGRYMAVVAFAQKIPSAIAPLIAPLIITIGAVGAEKNYTLLYLIGAVFALVGGLIIMFKVKGVR from the coding sequence GTGACCAAGAGTGAATTCGACCGCAGCGACACGATCGACTCGATCGCTGCGGCTCAGCCGGTGGGCGGCAACACGCCAGACAGCACGCCCGTCGAGGGCGCTGCCGTGGGTGCTGAGCCGACCGCTCGAGTGAGCGGTGGCTACATCTTCTGGCTGATGCTCGCGAACTTCGGCGCCTCGATCGCGATGATGGTGCCGCTGGCCTACGGCCTCGCGCTGCGCATCACCGAGCTCGCTCCCGGGCACGAGGAGGTGCTCGGATACGTCACCGGCACCGCTCAGCTGATCTTCCTCGTGCTCAGCCCGATGATCGGCATCTGGAGCGACCGGACGCGCTCTCGCTTCGGCCGCCGCACGCCGTTCCTGTTCCTCGGCGCTGCCCTCGGACTCGTCGGCGCGGTCATCATCGGCTTCGCGCCGAACCTGCTCCTCGTCGGCGCCGGCTGGGTCGTCGCGATGACCGGATGGTCGACCGCCGGAGCGGCGATCCAGACCCTGCAGGCCGACAAGCTCCCCGAAGAGCAGCGCGGCAAGGTCTCGGCACTCACCGGTCTGATGACGCAGGTCGCGCCTGTCCTCGGCATCGGCATCGCCTACGCGGTGTCGTCCAGTACGTTCCTCGTCTTCTTCGTGCCCGCCGTCATCGGCGTCGTACTGCTCGTGCTCCTTCCCACCTTCAAGAAGGAAGGCAGCTCGAAGGACCTGGTCGTCGACTCGTCGGTGACTCTCAAGAAGGTCATCTCGGGCTACGGCTTCAACGCTCGCAAATACCCCGACTTCGCCTGGAACTGGGTCGGACGCATGGTGTTCTTCATCGGGCTCTACTTCAACACCACCTTCGGCACGTTCTTCTATGCCCAGCGTCTCGACCTCCCGGTGCGCGAGGTCGCAGGCGTGGTCGCCACAGTCGGGATGCTCGGAGTGGTGGCGGCCGCGGGCGGAGCACTGCTGGGAGGTTTCCTCTCGGACAAGCTCAAGCGACGTCGACTCTTCGTGCTCATCGCAGCCTTCATCTTCATCGGAGGTGCGCTCGCCGAGGCGTTCGCCTGGTCGCTGCCGCAGCTCATCATCGGCGCCGTGCTCATGCAGCTCGCGATCGCCGTGTTCGCCACGGTCGACCAGGCGATCGTCTACGCCATCATCCCTGACCGCGCCGAATCCGGTCGATACATGGCAGTCGTGGCGTTCGCCCAGAAGATCCCCAGTGCGATCGCTCCGCTGATCGCGCCGCTGATCATCACGATCGGTGCGGTCGGAGCCGAGAAGAACTACACGCTGCTGTATCTGATCGGCGCGGTGTTCGCGCTCGTCGGCGGTCTCATCATCATGTTCAAGGTCAAGGGAGTGCGCTGA
- a CDS encoding family 78 glycoside hydrolase catalytic domain, translating into MTLASNPAPAPTAPYDLRIDSGGDELVVSEAAPRLSFTVPAGATAWTGFELEAIVDGERRARVPLAPGAHLFIDWPWVPLSSGQRVQWRARALNADRLSDWSEWCSFESGLLDADWSAEWISPVEHDDPGYGARPAHTLGRRFEARDITSARLYSTALGLYEARLNGERVGTVELSPGSTSYDRTLYAQAADVTRLLVDGSNSLEIELSDGWYRGQVGAFRLPAGWGTTLAARAELHLELSDGTRRVIRTDGEWTSTPSAIVRADLMDGQTTDFRAAERRAEPVIVGAVDGPSISWSPAPPMRVVETRDVVSANRVDDDTWVLDFGQNASGWVRLTDLGPAGTRTVIDYGEYVSPGGDLSTAHLDSTKPGEPDVVFVQHDEVVSAGGVEVFEPRHTVHGFQYARVRREAAPFDPATAQMRVVQTDLRRTASFESSDPDLNRLHEIADWSFRGNAVDVPTDCPTRERLAWTGDYQVFAPTAARLYDVLGFTRKWLRSVRDDQLDDGRVANFSPDGRRIKLKLDDQFAMMTGSSGWGDAITFVPWEMYEAYGDAQVLQENWDAMVRWVEWVLGAARANRHHSRIERSAEPMPHEEYVWDGTFHWGEWTEPVAKAEDGSRLDPIKTNPMAWFMADKGEVGTAYLYRSSRILADAAAVLGRVDESAKYAAIADRVLDAWRTEFVVGEGRTVQDTQAAYVRALSFGLMPESLRPAAARRLVELIRDAGTHLGTGFLSTGDLLPILADSGHADVAYDLLLQRSAPSWMYMIDRGATTVWEDWEGIDDEGIAHESLNHYSKGAVIRFLHTHTLGLRQDPESIAWESFTIAPLPGGGVTWAKGHLDSPQGRIRVEWRIERDRLVIEADIPTGTRATIVFPDGTTRVARPGAFTGSGDLAVAR; encoded by the coding sequence ATGACGCTCGCATCGAACCCGGCTCCCGCGCCCACAGCGCCCTACGATCTGCGGATCGACAGCGGAGGAGACGAGCTCGTCGTCTCCGAGGCTGCTCCGCGGCTGTCGTTCACGGTCCCCGCCGGCGCGACGGCGTGGACCGGGTTCGAGCTCGAGGCCATCGTCGACGGCGAGCGCCGGGCTCGGGTGCCGCTCGCACCCGGCGCGCACCTCTTCATCGACTGGCCATGGGTTCCGCTCTCGAGCGGTCAGCGGGTGCAGTGGCGCGCTCGCGCGCTGAACGCAGACCGTCTGTCGGACTGGTCGGAGTGGTGTTCCTTCGAGAGCGGTCTGCTCGATGCGGACTGGAGCGCTGAGTGGATCAGCCCCGTCGAGCACGACGATCCCGGATACGGTGCGCGCCCCGCTCACACACTGGGCCGGCGATTCGAGGCCCGCGACATCACGTCGGCACGGCTGTATTCGACCGCTCTCGGCCTCTACGAAGCTCGACTGAACGGCGAGCGTGTCGGCACCGTCGAACTGTCGCCCGGTTCCACGTCGTACGACCGCACGTTGTACGCCCAGGCCGCCGATGTGACCAGGCTCCTCGTCGACGGATCGAACTCGCTCGAGATCGAGCTCTCCGACGGGTGGTACCGAGGACAGGTGGGGGCATTCCGTCTTCCGGCGGGGTGGGGCACGACGCTCGCCGCGCGCGCAGAGCTCCACCTCGAGCTCTCCGACGGAACGCGGCGGGTGATCCGCACCGACGGGGAGTGGACGAGCACTCCCTCGGCCATCGTGCGGGCCGACCTGATGGACGGCCAGACGACTGACTTCCGCGCGGCCGAGCGGCGGGCGGAGCCCGTGATCGTCGGCGCAGTCGACGGTCCCTCGATCTCGTGGTCGCCCGCCCCGCCGATGCGCGTCGTGGAGACACGCGACGTCGTGAGTGCGAACCGGGTCGACGACGACACCTGGGTTCTCGATTTCGGCCAGAACGCCTCGGGCTGGGTGCGCCTCACCGATCTCGGTCCTGCGGGAACGCGCACCGTGATCGACTACGGCGAGTACGTCTCGCCCGGGGGCGACCTGAGCACTGCTCATCTCGATTCGACAAAGCCCGGGGAGCCCGACGTCGTGTTCGTGCAGCATGACGAGGTCGTCTCGGCGGGAGGGGTCGAGGTCTTCGAACCGCGTCATACCGTTCACGGCTTCCAGTACGCGCGAGTGCGCCGCGAAGCAGCTCCCTTCGACCCGGCGACGGCGCAGATGCGCGTCGTGCAGACAGACCTGCGCCGCACGGCATCCTTCGAGTCGAGCGATCCCGACCTCAACCGGCTGCACGAGATCGCCGACTGGAGCTTCCGCGGCAACGCGGTCGACGTCCCCACCGACTGTCCGACGCGCGAGCGTCTCGCCTGGACAGGCGACTACCAGGTCTTCGCGCCCACCGCCGCCCGCTTGTACGACGTGCTCGGGTTCACCCGCAAGTGGCTGCGGTCGGTGCGTGACGATCAGTTGGACGACGGTCGTGTCGCGAACTTCTCGCCCGACGGCCGACGCATCAAGCTCAAGCTCGACGACCAGTTCGCGATGATGACGGGCTCGTCGGGGTGGGGCGACGCGATCACCTTCGTCCCGTGGGAGATGTACGAGGCATATGGCGACGCTCAGGTTCTGCAGGAGAACTGGGATGCGATGGTGCGGTGGGTCGAGTGGGTTCTCGGCGCCGCGCGTGCGAACCGGCATCACTCTCGCATCGAGCGTTCTGCCGAGCCGATGCCGCACGAGGAATACGTGTGGGACGGCACGTTCCATTGGGGCGAGTGGACGGAGCCGGTCGCCAAAGCCGAGGACGGGTCTCGTCTCGACCCGATCAAGACCAACCCGATGGCCTGGTTCATGGCGGACAAGGGAGAGGTGGGCACGGCCTACCTGTACCGTTCGAGCCGAATCCTCGCCGATGCCGCGGCCGTGCTCGGCCGCGTAGATGAATCCGCAAAGTATGCCGCGATCGCCGACCGCGTGCTCGACGCGTGGCGCACCGAGTTCGTCGTCGGCGAGGGGCGAACCGTCCAGGACACCCAGGCCGCCTACGTGCGCGCTCTCTCGTTCGGCCTCATGCCCGAGTCTCTTCGCCCTGCGGCGGCGCGGCGACTCGTCGAGCTCATCCGCGACGCCGGCACGCACCTCGGCACGGGCTTCCTGTCGACGGGGGACCTGCTGCCGATCTTGGCCGACAGCGGCCATGCCGATGTCGCCTACGACCTGCTCCTCCAACGGAGCGCCCCCTCGTGGATGTACATGATCGACAGGGGTGCGACCACGGTCTGGGAGGACTGGGAAGGCATCGATGACGAGGGCATCGCTCACGAGTCGCTGAATCACTACAGCAAGGGTGCGGTGATCCGCTTCCTGCACACCCATACGCTCGGTCTCCGTCAGGATCCGGAGTCGATCGCCTGGGAGTCGTTCACGATCGCGCCGCTCCCCGGCGGCGGGGTCACCTGGGCGAAGGGACACCTCGACTCCCCGCAGGGGCGCATCCGAGTCGAGTGGCGGATCGAGCGGGATCGGCTCGTCATCGAGGCCGATATCCCGACGGGGACTCGAGCGACGATCGTGTTCCCCGACGGGACGACGCGGGTCGCCAGGCCCGGAGCATTCACCGGATCAGGCGACCTCGCCGTCGCCCGCTGA
- a CDS encoding TetR/AcrR family transcriptional regulator, which produces MTSPPTAETSPRRRGQSATTPARRAQIAEAALASFAEHGYERASLRDIAGRAGMTHAALLRHFSGKEELLPAALAQREEHEEDLAARIMTAHVPGEQILSAVLSDEFAHPDFQRNWLALAIAATNPEHPAHEFFLGRRERMRSRFSDGPLPTSDSELLTADEKITLVLAMVDGLRIQALLDPSRDALGLLTIFMKLIAAQPPTD; this is translated from the coding sequence ATGACCTCACCGCCGACCGCAGAGACTTCCCCCCGCCGGCGTGGTCAGAGCGCCACCACCCCGGCGAGGCGTGCACAGATCGCCGAGGCCGCGTTGGCGAGCTTCGCCGAGCACGGCTACGAGCGGGCGTCTCTCCGTGACATCGCGGGTCGAGCAGGTATGACGCACGCCGCGCTTCTTCGGCACTTCTCCGGCAAGGAGGAATTGCTTCCCGCCGCCCTCGCCCAGCGGGAAGAGCACGAAGAAGACCTCGCCGCACGGATCATGACCGCGCACGTGCCGGGTGAGCAGATCCTCAGCGCCGTGCTCTCCGACGAGTTCGCGCACCCCGACTTCCAGCGCAACTGGCTGGCTCTCGCCATCGCCGCGACGAACCCCGAGCATCCGGCCCACGAGTTCTTCCTCGGCCGCCGTGAACGCATGCGATCCCGTTTCAGCGACGGGCCGCTGCCGACGAGCGACAGCGAGCTGCTGACAGCCGACGAGAAGATCACGCTCGTGCTCGCCATGGTCGACGGGCTGCGGATTCAGGCCCTCCTCGACCCGTCGCGCGATGCGCTCGGCCTGCTGACGATCTTCATGAAGCTCATCGCGGCACAGCCGCCCACCGACTGA